In a genomic window of Salegentibacter salegens:
- a CDS encoding putative LPS assembly protein LptD gives MQTNIPNILFRCIFILLPIVCLNAQEIGNNQEIDIEAQERDSLVTVGDSLPLAETIRLTDSIVGDSLQTPQGNQLITDAVKYEAKDYMRISQKENRMYLYNEAQIIYGDMQINAGLIIMDNEKNEVYAYGIPDSTGAYSQKPVFVQGNQTVEPDSIRFNFDTERALVYNSRTQQANFNVRGEVTKRENDSVYFMQNVRFTTDEDLDNPDYYFYARKIKFVPDKKIVAGFVNMYLADVPTPLGLPFGYFPLTEEETSGFIIPSFGDSRRGYFLQNGGYYFAISDYVDLLTLGDYYTNGSYAVRLESNYNKRYRYRGNVRIRYENLFQSERGFPDFAEQSVYNIQWSHNQDAKSNPNSRFSASVNLGSSTYYQNSVNQMNTGNFLTNTLSSSVSYSKTFPGEPQVNLSLAARHQQNTRTQTINMSLPTLQASMTRIYPFAPKTGAKKGIIENINFQYNVRAENQIRTTDSLFFKPEMFQDANYGAQHSIPVTTNFKLFNYLSVSANANYEESWVFKTFEQSYDEFNNEVVIDTINGFDSYRTYNFGASIGTTLYGLKNFGKDKKIQAIRHVMRPSISYNVNPAFDQYYDTYERIDPANPIETNMVDYSRFNGTLYGAPGNRFSSSLGLSLSNTLEAKVRSKDSTATEPEKITLLNNFSMSTAYNLAGEDGQPKLSPIALRGSIPIVRDKLDINVAGNMDIYALDNNNRRTDKLNINNGGSLFRFTNANVSFGYAFSSKDFEDEGEDESEDEVDNDTYRGGGRRDDLFGKGSDLEGKFYEEEEDPFADEDREERNDNWYNYKIPWDLRVSYTMTYNNTARQNEITSHSIMFSGDIELSPKWVVGASSGYDLKELGFTYTQLRFQRDLNTWRLSFNWVPFSERRSWYFFIGIKSSILSDIKYDKRNEPDRRL, from the coding sequence TTGCAAACAAACATACCTAATATACTTTTTCGCTGTATTTTTATACTGCTTCCTATCGTTTGTCTAAACGCACAGGAAATAGGGAATAATCAGGAAATAGATATTGAAGCCCAGGAACGAGATTCGCTGGTAACTGTGGGCGACTCCTTACCACTTGCTGAAACCATAAGGCTAACCGATAGTATTGTGGGAGATTCTTTGCAAACGCCGCAGGGAAATCAATTAATTACCGATGCAGTGAAGTATGAGGCTAAAGATTATATGCGAATTAGCCAGAAAGAAAACCGTATGTACCTCTATAATGAAGCGCAAATTATCTACGGAGATATGCAGATTAATGCCGGGCTCATTATAATGGACAATGAAAAAAATGAAGTTTATGCCTACGGAATTCCCGATTCTACCGGGGCATATTCTCAAAAACCGGTTTTTGTACAGGGAAATCAAACCGTAGAGCCAGATTCTATTCGGTTTAATTTTGATACCGAAAGGGCGCTGGTTTATAATTCCAGAACACAACAAGCCAATTTTAATGTAAGAGGTGAGGTCACCAAACGTGAAAACGATTCGGTGTATTTTATGCAGAATGTGCGCTTTACCACCGATGAAGATTTAGATAACCCCGATTATTATTTCTATGCCCGAAAAATAAAATTTGTACCAGATAAAAAGATCGTTGCGGGCTTCGTAAATATGTACCTCGCAGATGTTCCTACCCCATTGGGGCTGCCCTTTGGATATTTCCCTTTAACCGAAGAAGAAACTTCAGGATTTATCATCCCCAGTTTTGGAGATAGCCGGCGTGGTTATTTTCTTCAAAATGGAGGTTATTATTTTGCGATTAGTGACTATGTAGATTTGCTTACTTTAGGAGACTATTATACCAACGGGAGTTATGCCGTAAGATTAGAAAGTAATTATAACAAACGTTACCGCTACCGTGGAAATGTAAGAATACGTTACGAAAATCTTTTCCAGAGTGAACGTGGCTTCCCCGATTTTGCTGAACAATCTGTTTACAATATTCAGTGGTCTCACAATCAGGATGCCAAGTCAAATCCTAATTCGAGGTTTAGTGCTTCGGTCAATTTAGGGAGTAGTACTTATTACCAGAATTCTGTAAATCAAATGAATACCGGTAATTTCTTAACCAATACTTTAAGTTCTTCGGTTTCCTATAGTAAAACCTTTCCGGGAGAACCACAAGTTAATTTAAGTCTCGCAGCCCGGCATCAACAAAATACAAGGACGCAAACTATAAATATGAGCTTGCCAACTTTACAGGCAAGTATGACGCGTATTTATCCATTCGCTCCCAAAACCGGGGCAAAAAAAGGAATAATTGAGAATATAAATTTTCAGTATAATGTAAGAGCCGAGAATCAAATTAGAACTACAGATTCCCTATTTTTTAAACCCGAAATGTTCCAGGACGCCAATTATGGAGCGCAACATTCAATTCCGGTTACTACCAATTTCAAGTTATTTAATTACTTAAGTGTTAGTGCAAACGCTAATTATGAAGAAAGCTGGGTTTTTAAAACTTTTGAACAGTCTTACGATGAATTTAATAATGAGGTGGTTATTGATACCATAAACGGTTTTGATTCCTACCGAACCTATAATTTTGGTGCCAGTATAGGGACTACTTTATATGGACTGAAGAATTTTGGAAAAGATAAAAAAATTCAGGCTATCAGGCACGTTATGCGACCTTCTATTAGCTATAATGTGAACCCCGCCTTCGACCAGTATTATGATACTTATGAACGTATTGATCCCGCAAATCCTATCGAGACCAATATGGTAGATTATTCCAGGTTTAATGGAACATTATATGGGGCTCCAGGAAACAGGTTTTCCAGTTCCCTGGGACTTAGTTTAAGCAATACCCTGGAGGCAAAAGTACGCTCTAAAGACAGTACCGCAACCGAACCGGAGAAAATCACCCTGCTGAATAACTTTAGTATGAGTACCGCTTATAATCTAGCTGGGGAAGACGGCCAGCCTAAGCTTTCTCCAATCGCTTTAAGGGGTAGTATTCCTATAGTTCGGGATAAACTGGATATTAACGTGGCGGGGAATATGGATATCTATGCTTTAGATAATAATAACCGTAGAACCGATAAACTTAATATTAATAATGGTGGTAGCTTATTTAGGTTCACCAATGCCAATGTAAGTTTTGGTTATGCTTTTTCCAGTAAAGATTTTGAAGACGAGGGCGAAGACGAAAGTGAGGATGAAGTAGACAACGATACCTATCGTGGCGGCGGAAGACGGGATGACCTTTTTGGAAAAGGATCTGATTTAGAAGGAAAGTTTTACGAGGAAGAAGAAGATCCGTTTGCAGATGAAGATCGCGAAGAAAGAAACGATAACTGGTATAATTATAAAATTCCGTGGGATTTACGGGTTTCTTATACGATGACCTATAATAATACCGCCCGGCAAAATGAAATCACCTCCCACTCTATTATGTTTTCGGGAGATATTGAGCTTTCACCCAAATGGGTGGTTGGAGCTTCATCGGGTTACGATTTAAAAGAATTAGGCTTTACGTATACCCAATTAAGATTTCAGCGGGATTTAAATACCTGGCGATTAAGTTTTAACTGGGTACCTTTTAGTGAGCGTAGATCGTGGTATTTCTTTATCGGGATAAAATCGTCTATCTTAAGTGATATTAAATATGATAAACGAAACGAACCAGACCGTAGATTATAA
- a CDS encoding N-acetylmuramoyl-L-alanine amidase family protein, whose protein sequence is MRTNLLKLFVFFFIFIASLQNLFADNEKPRDRFVVVLDAGHGGKDPGNMGNGFKEKDIALNIILKIGKALEKQEGIEVIYTRDTDVFIPLDKRAQIANEADADLFVSVHCNSHNSQAYGTETFVLGLHKTAENFEVAKKENSVIFLEEDYEVTYGGFNPNSPESYIGMALMQEEYLNQSILLADFVQKNFTNELKRKNRGVKQAGFVVLKMAVMPSVLIETGFLTNNHEGPYLNSTGGQNKMAAAIVEAIDKYANTINLSNLESIETTSSSITSTQSQIYEGITFKIQLAAGSKRLETKPYNFKGLENVERAREERLYKYYYGATSDYLKINELHNKAKQNGYPASYIVAFKDGSKITVNEALKSKVN, encoded by the coding sequence ATGAGAACGAACCTACTTAAACTTTTCGTATTTTTCTTCATTTTTATTGCAAGCCTGCAAAACTTATTTGCAGATAACGAAAAGCCGCGAGATCGATTTGTAGTTGTTTTAGATGCGGGCCATGGAGGGAAAGATCCCGGAAATATGGGAAATGGCTTTAAAGAGAAGGATATTGCGCTTAATATTATTTTAAAAATTGGAAAAGCTTTAGAAAAGCAGGAAGGGATAGAAGTAATTTATACCCGGGATACAGATGTTTTTATTCCTTTAGATAAAAGAGCGCAGATTGCCAATGAGGCAGATGCCGATCTTTTTGTTTCGGTACATTGTAATTCTCATAATTCCCAGGCTTATGGTACAGAAACCTTTGTACTTGGTCTTCATAAAACCGCAGAAAACTTTGAGGTAGCTAAAAAGGAAAACTCGGTTATTTTTTTAGAGGAAGATTACGAAGTAACCTACGGTGGTTTTAATCCTAATTCTCCTGAATCTTATATAGGAATGGCTTTAATGCAGGAGGAATATTTAAACCAAAGTATTCTTTTAGCCGATTTTGTTCAGAAAAATTTCACTAACGAATTAAAAAGAAAAAATCGTGGGGTTAAACAAGCCGGTTTTGTGGTATTAAAAATGGCGGTAATGCCAAGTGTTCTTATTGAAACCGGATTTTTAACCAATAACCACGAAGGTCCGTATTTAAACAGTACCGGTGGACAAAACAAAATGGCTGCAGCAATTGTCGAAGCCATAGATAAATATGCCAATACCATAAACCTTTCTAATTTGGAGAGTATTGAAACAACTTCATCTTCTATTACTTCCACGCAAAGTCAGATTTACGAAGGGATTACTTTTAAAATTCAGCTTGCAGCCGGTTCTAAACGTTTAGAGACCAAACCTTATAATTTTAAAGGTCTGGAAAATGTGGAACGGGCCAGAGAAGAGCGATTGTATAAATATTATTATGGAGCAACTTCAGATTATTTAAAAATAAACGAGCTTCATAACAAGGCTAAGCAAAATGGATATCCGGCAAGTTATATTGTCGCTTTTAAGGATGGCAGCAAGATTACAGTTAATGAGGCGTTAAAATCTAAGGTGAATTAA
- a CDS encoding MlaD family protein, whose translation MKFTREVKTALLAIIAILLLIFGYSFLKGKNLLDSSRTFHAVYNDVEGLSPSSAVTINGLKVGQVTEINFLDAQGTLVVSFTVENDFKFSNNSTAQIYGGNIIGGKSLAIIPDYEIDEMAKSGDTLNSDIEEGIMELVNDKLTPLQDKVENTIVSADSLVTAINKILNDSTRYNIQNTFKDLNATVASFKVTANTLEGIVGRNSGKIDNTFTNLDEMTTNFNSFSDTLTKMDIGKITADLEKVVADFESVSDKLNNKEGTAGKLINDDAVYNNLDNATRQLEQLLQDVKLNPKRYVHFSVFGKNPKPYQEPKEKDSIK comes from the coding sequence TTGAAATTTACACGTGAAGTAAAAACTGCATTATTAGCAATAATTGCTATCCTCTTATTAATATTTGGTTATAGTTTCTTAAAGGGTAAAAACCTGTTGGATTCCAGCAGAACTTTTCATGCAGTTTATAACGATGTAGAAGGGCTTTCACCTTCCTCGGCTGTTACAATAAACGGTCTTAAAGTAGGACAGGTAACCGAGATTAACTTTCTTGATGCCCAGGGCACTCTTGTGGTTAGCTTTACTGTAGAAAATGATTTTAAATTTTCAAACAATAGTACAGCTCAAATTTATGGAGGTAATATAATTGGAGGGAAATCTTTGGCAATTATACCAGATTATGAAATTGACGAAATGGCAAAATCTGGGGATACTTTAAATAGCGATATTGAAGAAGGTATCATGGAATTGGTGAACGATAAGCTAACACCACTACAGGATAAGGTTGAAAATACAATAGTTAGTGCAGACTCCCTGGTAACGGCTATTAATAAAATTCTAAACGACAGTACCAGGTATAATATTCAAAACACATTTAAAGATCTTAATGCTACCGTGGCTTCATTTAAAGTGACCGCCAACACATTGGAAGGAATTGTAGGGAGAAATTCAGGAAAAATAGATAATACATTTACCAATCTTGATGAAATGACAACCAATTTCAATTCATTTTCAGATACTTTAACCAAAATGGATATTGGAAAAATTACCGCCGACCTTGAAAAAGTAGTGGCAGATTTTGAAAGTGTTTCAGATAAATTGAATAATAAAGAAGGTACCGCTGGGAAGTTAATTAATGATGATGCCGTTTATAATAACCTGGACAATGCTACCAGGCAGTTGGAACAATTACTACAAGACGTAAAACTGAATCCTAAACGATACGTACATTTTTCTGTTTTCGGAAAAAACCCGAAACCTTATCAGGAACCCAAAGAAAAGGATTCAATTAAATAA
- a CDS encoding (Fe-S)-binding protein, whose protein sequence is MQIISQVLFLIALVVGIGFFIRNIRRLLRNIKLGKDVDRSDNKGERFAKMARIALGQSKMVKKPVSGFLHVIVYVGFIIINIEVLEIIIDGLLGTHRVLSFMGGFYNILIASFEVLALLVLIGVIVFWIRRNVLNIYRFLSRELKGWPKNDANYILYFEMVLMVLFLVMNATDYQLQLNGAPHYASEAGITGSFPISQFLLPIFEGMSNATLIIIERAAWWLHILGIIFFLNYLYYSKHLHILLAFPNVYLSKLQPQGEMNNLQSVTDEVKLMMDPDADPFAAPAEAEEGAEPDKFGASDVFDLNQVQLLNSYTCTECGRCTAECPANQTGKKLSPRKIMMDTRDRLEEVGDIINIKGKYEDNGKQLLDDFILREELWACTTCNACVEACPVGIDPLSIILDMRRYLVMEESAAPNELAIAMTNIENNGAPWPYNQQDRLNWAKEN, encoded by the coding sequence ATGCAAATTATTTCTCAGGTCTTATTTTTAATTGCCTTAGTGGTAGGTATCGGTTTTTTTATTCGTAATATCCGCAGGTTATTACGAAACATAAAATTAGGAAAAGATGTAGACCGCAGCGATAACAAGGGAGAGCGTTTTGCAAAAATGGCCAGGATTGCCCTGGGGCAGAGCAAAATGGTTAAAAAACCGGTTTCAGGATTTCTTCACGTTATTGTTTATGTAGGTTTTATCATTATAAATATTGAAGTTCTTGAAATTATAATAGATGGGCTATTGGGTACTCACCGGGTGCTATCTTTTATGGGTGGCTTCTACAATATTCTTATCGCTTCTTTTGAAGTTTTAGCTTTATTAGTTCTTATTGGAGTGATTGTATTCTGGATAAGAAGAAACGTTTTAAACATTTATCGTTTTTTAAGTCGGGAATTAAAAGGCTGGCCTAAAAATGATGCTAATTATATTCTTTATTTTGAAATGGTACTCATGGTACTTTTCCTGGTAATGAATGCTACAGATTATCAGCTTCAGCTTAATGGAGCGCCTCATTATGCGAGTGAAGCAGGTATAACCGGAAGTTTCCCTATTAGCCAGTTTTTACTTCCTATTTTTGAAGGAATGAGCAATGCAACGCTCATCATTATAGAAAGAGCAGCCTGGTGGTTACATATTTTAGGAATTATTTTCTTCTTAAATTACCTGTATTACTCCAAGCATTTACATATTCTACTGGCTTTCCCAAATGTATATTTGTCAAAACTTCAGCCACAGGGAGAAATGAACAACCTTCAATCGGTTACCGATGAAGTTAAATTAATGATGGATCCCGATGCCGATCCTTTTGCTGCGCCTGCAGAAGCAGAGGAAGGCGCCGAACCCGATAAGTTTGGAGCTTCAGATGTATTTGATCTCAACCAGGTTCAATTACTAAATTCATATACCTGTACCGAATGCGGAAGATGTACGGCAGAATGTCCTGCAAACCAAACCGGTAAAAAATTATCTCCAAGAAAAATTATGATGGATACCCGTGACAGGCTGGAAGAAGTTGGGGATATTATCAACATCAAGGGAAAATACGAAGATAACGGCAAGCAATTGCTGGACGATTTTATTTTACGAGAAGAACTTTGGGCCTGCACCACCTGTAATGCTTGTGTAGAAGCTTGCCCGGTGGGGATAGATCCACTTTCTATAATTTTAGATATGCGGCGTTATTTAGTGATGGAAGAAAGTGCTGCTCCAAACGAGCTGGCCATTGCAATGACCAATATTGAAAACAATGGCGCACCCTGGCCTTACAACCAACAAGACAGATTAAACTGGGCTAAAGAAAATTAA
- a CDS encoding (Fe-S)-binding protein, which yields MAEALKVPTMAEYMAEGKKPEVLFWVGCAGSFDDRAKKITKAFVKLLHEAGVDFAVLGTEESCTGDPAKRAGNEFLFQMQAATNIEVLNGYEIEKVVTACPHCFNTIKNEYPALGGNYEVMHHTQFLKALLNEGKLKVEGGKFKGKRITFHDPCYLGRANGEYEAPRDLLRKLEVELVEMRKCKSNGLCCGAGGGQMFKEPEPGNKDVNIERTEQAMEVKPEVIAAGCPFCNTMMTDGVKGKNKEDSVEVMDVAELIANAHDL from the coding sequence ATGGCAGAAGCGTTAAAAGTACCAACAATGGCCGAGTATATGGCAGAAGGCAAAAAACCCGAAGTTTTGTTTTGGGTTGGTTGTGCCGGTAGTTTTGATGATAGGGCAAAGAAAATCACCAAGGCTTTTGTGAAATTATTACACGAAGCCGGAGTTGATTTTGCTGTTTTAGGAACTGAAGAAAGCTGTACGGGAGATCCGGCAAAACGCGCCGGGAACGAGTTTCTTTTTCAAATGCAGGCTGCCACCAATATTGAAGTTCTTAATGGATATGAAATAGAAAAAGTGGTCACGGCCTGCCCGCACTGCTTTAATACTATAAAAAACGAATATCCTGCTTTAGGCGGAAACTACGAAGTAATGCACCACACGCAATTTTTAAAAGCGCTTCTTAACGAAGGAAAATTAAAGGTTGAAGGTGGTAAATTTAAAGGAAAACGAATCACTTTTCACGATCCTTGTTATTTAGGCCGTGCTAACGGAGAATATGAAGCGCCACGTGACTTACTTAGAAAACTGGAAGTAGAGCTCGTAGAAATGCGTAAATGCAAATCTAACGGACTTTGCTGCGGTGCAGGTGGCGGGCAAATGTTTAAAGAACCCGAGCCGGGAAATAAAGATGTAAATATTGAAAGAACCGAGCAAGCTATGGAAGTTAAACCTGAAGTAATTGCTGCCGGTTGCCCATTTTGTAATACGATGATGACAGATGGGGTAAAAGGAAAAAATAAAGAGGACAGCGTAGAAGTAATGGATGTGGCAGAACTTATTGCCAATGCCCACGATTTATAG
- a CDS encoding ABC transporter ATPase: MLVPFENLPDSSRVWIYQANRSFTTEELEEIQSRLDQFVTQWTAHGADLQAGYLIKYKRFIILALDQDKNAATGCSIDASVHFIQQLEKEFNVDLLDKMNVSYKQGEFIAYKTLSDFRKMAKEKAVSSKTIVFNNLVNNKAEFLSDWEVPASESWHKRFVS, encoded by the coding sequence ATGTTAGTACCATTTGAAAACCTACCCGATTCTTCAAGGGTTTGGATATACCAGGCAAACCGTTCTTTTACTACTGAAGAGCTTGAAGAAATACAATCCCGTTTAGACCAGTTCGTTACACAATGGACTGCCCATGGCGCCGATTTACAAGCGGGATATCTTATTAAATATAAAAGATTCATTATCCTGGCTTTAGACCAGGATAAAAATGCAGCTACCGGTTGCTCTATAGATGCTTCAGTACATTTTATTCAGCAATTAGAGAAAGAATTTAATGTAGATCTTTTAGATAAAATGAATGTCTCTTACAAACAGGGAGAGTTCATCGCCTATAAAACCCTTTCAGATTTTAGAAAAATGGCCAAAGAAAAGGCGGTTTCTTCTAAAACCATTGTATTTAATAATTTAGTAAATAATAAAGCTGAATTTCTTTCAGACTGGGAAGTTCCTGCTTCTGAAAGTTGGCATAAGCGTTTTGTTAGTTAA
- a CDS encoding glycoside hydrolase family 3 N-terminal domain-containing protein, with translation MLAEDPVAQKEWVDSTYNAMSLKEKIGQLLIISVSSRSGEAYIEKAKKQISEEYIGGVIFSKGGPLRQAKITNEFQELSRTPLLIGMDAEWGLAMRLDSTFALPWNMTLGAIQDNNLIEEAGAAISRHTKRLGVHINFAPVVDINTNPNNPIIGNRSFGENKLNVAEKSLAFMRGMHREGTLSSAKHFPGHGDTDTDSHKTLPTIPFSKERLDSLELYPYYPLITHGLTSVMVAHLNIPAIQENPGTPSSLSKAVITDLLKEKMNFEGLIFTDALNMKGLTNNAEPGDAELRAFLAGNDVLLMPEKVEVASEVLINAYKNNIISPGRLAHSVKKILEAKYKAGLHQQQSVQENFIFEELNSVRDKVLLEELFENALTLIKNNKAVLPVKDIADTRIAYVNFGDADGSTFLNELKRYAHIDWVSATQLNDLQKKLEEYDLVILGYHKSNNSPWDSYKFSAGELHWINQISKENNTVLSLFSSPYALRELRGLNELDGILVNYQNHPVAQEKAAQLIFGAIEARGKLPVSIGNNFPEGTGYQTRNIDRLAYGLPESVGLNSYKLSRIDSIITEAIDKKMTPGAQILIARKGKIVYNKNFGYHTYDRQIPVSDTSVYDLASLTKILATLPLIMEQEEEGVVSFDSKLGEMMPVFQNSNKANIRLQDMLMHYARLKSWIPFHINTIDRKTRLPSEDYFRKTPSADFNTRVANEMYLRNDMKDTIINIIKDSDLERRLDYKYSDLPFYILKYYLEGYYGQTLHNLTQDKIYKPLGATHTGYLPTSRFPLEQIVPTEIDKLWRRQLIHGVVHDQGAALQGGIGGHAGLFSTANDVAKIMHVYLNNGVYGSKRYLREETISKFNTCYYCEKNVRRGVGFDKPQLGSSGPTCNCLSMQSFGHSGFTGTFAWADPEEEIVYVFLSNRTFPDSTNRKLIREDVRSRIQEVIYESIDF, from the coding sequence TTGCTGGCAGAAGATCCTGTAGCACAAAAAGAATGGGTAGATAGTACCTATAATGCAATGAGCCTTAAAGAAAAAATAGGGCAGTTGCTTATAATTAGCGTTTCCTCACGAAGTGGAGAAGCCTATATTGAAAAGGCGAAAAAACAAATTTCAGAAGAATATATTGGAGGCGTAATTTTTTCTAAAGGCGGGCCGCTTAGACAGGCTAAAATAACCAACGAGTTTCAGGAACTTTCAAGAACTCCACTTCTTATAGGAATGGATGCCGAATGGGGCCTTGCAATGCGACTTGATTCTACTTTTGCACTCCCGTGGAATATGACGTTGGGTGCTATCCAGGATAATAATTTAATTGAAGAAGCCGGTGCCGCAATTTCCAGGCATACTAAAAGATTGGGCGTGCACATTAATTTTGCACCCGTTGTAGATATTAATACCAACCCTAATAATCCCATTATTGGAAATAGAAGTTTTGGAGAGAATAAATTAAATGTTGCTGAAAAATCGCTTGCATTTATGCGTGGTATGCATCGGGAAGGAACTTTATCCAGTGCAAAACATTTTCCGGGTCATGGAGATACAGATACTGATTCGCATAAAACCTTACCAACTATTCCATTTTCAAAAGAAAGGCTGGATAGTTTAGAACTCTATCCATATTACCCTTTAATCACTCACGGACTTACAAGCGTGATGGTTGCTCATTTAAATATTCCGGCTATTCAGGAAAACCCGGGAACTCCCTCTTCACTTTCTAAAGCGGTTATCACAGATCTTCTAAAAGAAAAAATGAATTTTGAAGGTCTTATTTTTACCGATGCGCTTAATATGAAAGGCCTTACTAATAATGCAGAACCCGGTGATGCCGAGTTAAGAGCATTTTTAGCAGGAAATGATGTGTTATTAATGCCCGAAAAAGTTGAAGTTGCTTCTGAAGTTTTAATTAATGCTTATAAAAACAATATTATTAGCCCCGGGAGATTGGCACATTCAGTAAAAAAGATACTTGAGGCGAAATATAAAGCAGGCCTACACCAACAGCAAAGCGTTCAGGAGAATTTTATTTTTGAAGAACTTAATTCTGTTCGGGACAAGGTTTTATTAGAAGAACTCTTTGAAAATGCGCTTACCCTAATTAAAAATAACAAAGCTGTTTTACCAGTTAAAGATATTGCCGATACCAGGATTGCTTATGTTAATTTTGGAGATGCCGATGGTAGTACATTTTTAAATGAATTGAAAAGATACGCTCATATTGATTGGGTTTCTGCAACGCAATTAAACGATTTACAAAAGAAATTAGAAGAATACGATCTCGTAATCCTGGGGTATCACAAATCTAATAACAGCCCCTGGGATTCTTATAAGTTTTCAGCTGGAGAATTACACTGGATCAATCAAATTTCAAAAGAAAATAACACTGTTTTAAGTCTTTTTTCGAGTCCGTATGCGTTAAGAGAACTACGCGGCCTCAATGAATTAGATGGAATTCTGGTGAATTATCAAAATCATCCGGTAGCCCAGGAAAAAGCTGCGCAGTTAATTTTTGGTGCTATTGAAGCCAGGGGTAAACTTCCGGTAAGCATAGGAAATAATTTTCCCGAAGGCACGGGTTATCAAACCAGGAATATAGATAGACTGGCTTACGGTTTACCGGAAAGTGTGGGTTTAAATTCGTATAAATTAAGTAGAATAGATAGTATTATTACTGAAGCTATCGATAAAAAAATGACTCCCGGGGCCCAAATTTTAATAGCCAGGAAAGGAAAAATAGTTTATAACAAAAACTTTGGTTATCATACTTACGATAGGCAAATTCCGGTTTCAGATACTTCAGTTTACGATTTGGCTTCATTAACCAAAATCCTTGCAACTTTACCGCTAATTATGGAACAGGAAGAAGAAGGAGTTGTAAGTTTTGATTCAAAGTTGGGAGAAATGATGCCTGTTTTTCAAAATTCAAATAAAGCGAATATTAGATTACAGGATATGCTTATGCATTATGCCCGGTTAAAATCCTGGATTCCTTTTCATATAAATACTATAGACAGAAAAACAAGATTACCTTCTGAAGATTATTTCCGTAAAACTCCTTCAGCCGATTTTAATACCCGGGTTGCCAACGAAATGTATCTTAGAAATGATATGAAGGATACGATTATTAATATTATTAAAGATAGCGATTTAGAACGGCGTTTAGATTATAAGTACAGCGACCTTCCTTTTTATATTCTTAAATATTACCTGGAAGGTTATTATGGCCAGACGCTGCATAATCTTACCCAGGATAAAATTTATAAACCTTTAGGCGCTACCCATACGGGATATTTACCAACTTCAAGATTTCCTTTAGAACAAATTGTTCCTACCGAAATTGATAAACTTTGGCGCAGGCAACTAATTCACGGGGTGGTTCACGATCAGGGTGCGGCGCTACAAGGTGGAATTGGTGGTCACGCAGGGCTTTTTAGCACTGCTAACGATGTGGCTAAAATAATGCACGTTTACCTTAATAATGGGGTGTACGGTAGTAAAAGATATCTTAGAGAAGAGACTATTTCGAAATTCAATACCTGTTATTATTGTGAAAAAAATGTAAGACGTGGCGTTGGTTTCGACAAACCCCAACTGGGAAGCTCAGGACCAACCTGTAATTGCCTCTCTATGCAAAGTTTTGGCCATAGCGGTTTTACGGGCACCTTTGCGTGGGCAGACCCCGAAGAAGAAATTGTTTATGTATTTTTGTCTAATAGAACTTTCCCCGATTCTACCAACAGGAAGTTAATTAGGGAAGATGTAAGGTCTAGAATACAGGAAGTTATCTACGAATCTATAGATTTTTAG